The nucleotide sequence CCGACTTCGGGATGTCGAATTCCTTCCAGAACGCCTTCGGCGGCACCACGATCGCCTGGCACAGCACCCGCATGACCACCGGCACGTACAGCGACAGGAAGAAGCGCTGCCGGCGGTTGAGGTGCGGCACCCGCTTGTGCAGGTACTCGTGAGCGAAGGAGATGTGCCGCGCCTCCTCGGCCACGTGAATGGCCATGACGCGCTCCATGATCGGGTGCAGCGACCTGCCCTCGCGCAGCACGTTCTTCTGCGTGTGGTCGATGGGCTCCTCGCCGGCGAGCACGCCGAAGAAGAACGGCACGGGCAGCGGTCCGGCGACCAACGGGATGAACTGCGACAGCCACTTCAGCATGCGCGGCATGCCGGGGACGTCGGCGCCGATGCGGTTGACCATCTCCTGGAACATCAGGGTGTGGTTGCACTCCTCGACCGACTCGTGGAGGCAGTACCGGTACTCGGGCGAGCCGTTGGGTACCCAGAACGCGTAGTTCATCAGACCGCGGATGAGGATCGACTCGAAGTGCAGACCCACCTTGGCGACGTTGGCCTGGCGCCACATGCCGATCTCGATCTGCCGCTCGCGAGACTGGGCCTGATACCACGGATGCTTGCCGAACGGGTCGGTCGCCGGCAGGATCCAGCGGTCGTCGTTCGGGGTGACGGCGAACTCGGGCGAGTCCCAGTCGATGTCGGTGTAGGGGTTGAAGTTGCGCCGCACCGACCCCTCGGAGAGGGTCTGCAGGGTCTCGACGTACGTCGCGTCGTCGAAGACGTCCATGTTCTTGCGCCAGCGCCGGATCAGCCGGGTGCGGGCCTTCTTCGGCTCTGCCGTGGGCGCCTTGGCGCCGCTCGTGGTGGGTTGATCGATGACAGCCATACTGAGCCTCCGTTGCCTCGAGTGAGGTTTACATTTGATTGCTCGCTGTCTAAGTACAGTACCCGCGGTCCCAGGAACTAACCAGGGGGTTTTCGCGAATGTGCCCCAGCCGGGTTGCGTAGGTCACATGTGATGCACGTCACTGACGGGCCGCCGTCGGATGCCCGTCGGGACGCGACTTAGGCTTGGCGACATGGCCGACACGACGTCCCTGACCATCCCCGCCGACCTCAAGCCCGCCGACGGCCGGTTCGGGTGCGGT is from Mycolicibacterium grossiae and encodes:
- a CDS encoding AurF N-oxygenase family protein; this encodes MDVFDDATYVETLQTLSEGSVRRNFNPYTDIDWDSPEFAVTPNDDRWILPATDPFGKHPWYQAQSRERQIEIGMWRQANVAKVGLHFESILIRGLMNYAFWVPNGSPEYRYCLHESVEECNHTLMFQEMVNRIGADVPGMPRMLKWLSQFIPLVAGPLPVPFFFGVLAGEEPIDHTQKNVLREGRSLHPIMERVMAIHVAEEARHISFAHEYLHKRVPHLNRRQRFFLSLYVPVVMRVLCQAIVVPPKAFWKEFDIPKSVKKEIFFGTPEAKQFLRDMFGDVRMLCYDTGLMNPFAKLMWKVCRIYGKPSRYRSEPQRQHATTAA